The Elaeis guineensis isolate ETL-2024a chromosome 12, EG11, whole genome shotgun sequence sequence AAGTGGAGATCACAGTAATGTATGTTTTTTGGTCacttaataatttaatatttactgAATTAAAGAAAGGTCATTGAGGATGACTAAGAATAAACACAGTGTTATTTCCAATGTTCTACGAGTTATTTTAGATAATATATTGAGTACTTTTGACAGGACCATGTGTAGGTTAATATGTTTTACATTCAAGTCATATTAGTTTTAGTACCCTTCATGACGCAAAATAACGCAAATGCTGCAATCTCGTTTATAATATGACCCTTTCAACACAACCacatttaattcttatttctggTATAGGTTGATGGAAGTTGCTTTTATCAGTAAAATCCATTAACAAGCAACTAAGTAGGAATTCTTGGCAAATGCAAATCCATAAGCTGACCCTGTATGGCTGGGACAAGGATTAATGGTTATCATTTTGGTGTATAGAATATATCATAGCTTCATTGCTGAGAATTTTCAAATATATAAACAGCATCATTGTTAAGAGAAAAAAATGTAATACAACTATTAATTCTCATAGTTTGTTTGCTTGTTGGAGTTGGTAAGCATATAAAAGTGCAAGTTTTTGCCAGTACTTTTAGGTTTTAACCTCAAGCATCAAATTGCTAGCAACATTTGACATCTGTAAGTCTGTAACTGCCAGTACTCTTAATTTTTTCCCTAAATATCTTATTGTATTTCCAGTCATGTGGTCAAAACTCAAGTAGTCAAAACACTAACTGGCACTCCGAGCATGGAACAGTCCACGCAGCCATCTCATCCGGTGATGGGAATTGTCACTGGTGCTGCCCAAATAGCATATGCTGCTCCTACTTACCAATCTGCGGCAATGGTAACCGGAGCTCCAGCAGTAATTGGAGCCATACCATCTCCTGCACAACCAACCTCAACCTTCCCCACTAGCCCAGCGCAGCTCACAAGCCAGCACCAGCTTGCTTACCAGCAGGTCCGACAGTTCCATcaccagcagcagcagcaacaacagCAGCAGCTCCAGACCTTCTGGGCTAACCAGATGTTAGAGATTGAACATGCTACTGATTTCAAGAACCACAGCCTGCCGCTTGCTCGGATTAAGAAAATCATGAAGGCCGATGAGGATGTCAGGATGATCTCAGCTGAGGCCCCCGTGATCTTTGCCAAGGCATGTGAGATGTTTATACTGGAGCTCACACTAAGATCATGGATCCATACTGAGGAAAACAAGAGAAGAACACTTCAAAAGAATGATATAGCTGCTGCTATAACCAGGACTGACATATTTGACTTTCTAGTTGATATTGTTCCCAGGGATGAGCTAAAGGAAGAGGGCATTGGGATTGCCAGAGCTGCTTTGCCTACCATGGGTGCTCCTGCTGACTCGGGCCCCTATTACTATGTACCAGCACAGCATCAGTTGGCAGGCCCAGGGATGATCATGGGGAAGCCAGTTGATCAAGCAACCACAGCGGCAATGTACACTGCCCAGCCACCTCATCCGGTGGCTTACATGTGGCAGCAGCCTCAGCAGCAGCAGGCACAGCAGCAGCAACAAATGCCTGATAGCGGCTAAATATATAAAAAGGATAGAGAACTACTAAATGGCTCAGGAATTTTCAGTCCCAGGAAGGAAAGTTGTTCAACCAAATGGCATGTACTCATCTGCTGTAAGAGTGGTTGTTACGATTAGCGTTCCATTGACCTTTTGTTGGTTAGTAGGTCAAGTATTTAAAACCCTAGAGTTTTTGCCAGAGTTGAAGGGTCTCAATTTTTTGTACTGGTGTTTTATCTGAGCTGTCATTTTCTGACTTGGTAGGGAATAAAACATATTGTTCTTAATTTAAAACTGATATCCGTGATCTCTAGAGGATTGTTGTGAGAATCAATACTGGGAGTGGGGGACCTGGATTTTGGATCTTCAGACGGTTCTCGTCTGTTCAACGTACGTTACGATGTTAAAGATTGTGTTGTGGATTGCATGTGAAAACTTGCTAGTTAGTGCTTGCGTGGTTGATGTTATTAGGCATTTCTGTAGGTAACAGTGGTTACAACAAAGATGTCAGGGGATTCGTTCCAATGCTCGCATGCCATCAATG is a genomic window containing:
- the LOC105037226 gene encoding nuclear transcription factor Y subunit C-4-like isoform X1 codes for the protein MKHHVVKTQVVKTLTGTPSMEQSTQPSHPVMGIVTGAAQIAYAAPTYQSAAMVTGAPAVIGAIPSPAQPTSTFPTSPAQLTSQHQLAYQQVRQFHHQQQQQQQQQLQTFWANQMLEIEHATDFKNHSLPLARIKKIMKADEDVRMISAEAPVIFAKACEMFILELTLRSWIHTEENKRRTLQKNDIAAAITRTDIFDFLVDIVPRDELKEEGIGIARAALPTMGAPADSGPYYYVPAQHQLAGPGMIMGKPVDQATTAAMYTAQPPHPVAYMWQQPQQQQAQQQQQMPDSG
- the LOC105037226 gene encoding nuclear transcription factor Y subunit C-4-like isoform X2 — encoded protein: MEQSTQPSHPVMGIVTGAAQIAYAAPTYQSAAMVTGAPAVIGAIPSPAQPTSTFPTSPAQLTSQHQLAYQQVRQFHHQQQQQQQQQLQTFWANQMLEIEHATDFKNHSLPLARIKKIMKADEDVRMISAEAPVIFAKACEMFILELTLRSWIHTEENKRRTLQKNDIAAAITRTDIFDFLVDIVPRDELKEEGIGIARAALPTMGAPADSGPYYYVPAQHQLAGPGMIMGKPVDQATTAAMYTAQPPHPVAYMWQQPQQQQAQQQQQMPDSG